The uncultured Desulfobulbus sp. genome window below encodes:
- a CDS encoding zinc ABC transporter substrate-binding protein, giving the protein MRTRLFSLTLVVCLTVLNSTFFARAEATRQVLASTFPIYQITRNITQGIEGISLELMIPAGLGCPHDYALTPQDMRKLAKADLLIINGLGLEEFLGAPLKKANAKLQVIDSSRGITPLPMPGDEEHDEHHDGHAETEAEHHHHAGPNPHLFASPAMAALLTENITQDLVHAFPEKALQLQANGAAYSQQMRDLATEMAQTGSRLVNNRIVTQHGVFDYLARDMGLEVVAVVQAHAGQNPSASEMLSIVATIKASKAGAIFTEPQYPEAIGQTLARESGIKSARLDPVATGPEQAPMNYYQQVMQTNLKTLVDTLGSR; this is encoded by the coding sequence ATGCGTACTCGACTCTTCTCGCTCACCCTCGTTGTTTGCCTGACAGTCCTGAATTCCACGTTTTTCGCACGGGCAGAGGCGACACGACAGGTCCTGGCAAGCACATTTCCCATCTACCAGATCACCCGCAATATCACCCAGGGGATTGAGGGCATCTCTCTTGAGCTGATGATTCCTGCCGGGCTAGGCTGCCCCCATGATTATGCGCTCACACCACAGGACATGCGCAAGCTGGCCAAGGCGGACCTGCTGATTATAAATGGTTTAGGGTTGGAAGAGTTCCTGGGGGCACCGCTGAAAAAAGCCAACGCCAAACTCCAGGTCATTGACAGTTCCCGTGGAATCACTCCCCTGCCCATGCCCGGTGACGAAGAACACGACGAGCACCATGACGGTCATGCAGAGACGGAGGCAGAACATCATCATCACGCCGGCCCCAACCCCCACCTCTTTGCCAGCCCCGCCATGGCCGCACTGCTCACTGAAAACATTACTCAGGACCTGGTCCATGCCTTCCCGGAAAAAGCCCTGCAACTGCAGGCAAACGGTGCTGCCTACAGCCAACAAATGCGCGACCTGGCCACAGAGATGGCGCAGACGGGCAGCCGGCTTGTAAATAACCGTATTGTCACCCAGCATGGTGTCTTTGATTATCTGGCCCGGGATATGGGGCTTGAGGTTGTCGCTGTGGTTCAGGCTCATGCCGGCCAAAATCCTTCGGCTTCCGAGATGCTCTCAATTGTCGCCACCATCAAAGCCTCCAAAGCCGGAGCTATTTTCACTGAGCCGCAGTACCCCGAAGCCATTGGCCAAACACTTGCTCGAGAATCGGGAATCAAGTCCGCCCGTCTTGATCCTGTGGCAACCGGTCCGGAACAGGCTCCCATGAACTATTACCAGCAGGTTATGCAGACCAACCTCAAAACACTGGTGGATACTCTTGGCAGCCGCTAA